A region of the Cannabis sativa cultivar Pink pepper isolate KNU-18-1 chromosome 3, ASM2916894v1, whole genome shotgun sequence genome:
TTatcaaaactacacaaaattaATCTTCTATCGTTATAATATTAGATCTGCGCACGAAGTTTTGAATAATAACTAGCTATACGTACTacgtaatatacatatacatgcaTATAAGTACGTAGatttatacatataatacacATATGTATTTTAAATCATATACacactatatgtatatatatacttaagtTCCATATGCTTTGGAAGACCAAGAgtacttatataaatatatatcacaattagaaaataaaattgttaaaaatgtAGAAAATTAGATACAATACGGTCGGtcgtatacatatatatacttacttcacatcaattttatttaacaaTATTATCCCAttggtatataatatatatatagctcacatgaaaattaaatgtaatttttttttcaaagaatgttgtacaaatatttatatgtatatatgagattattattattatataaaattgcAGAAAATGGGGTGGGATGCATGAGTCTTGGTTTTTGGTGGAGATAGAATATTTTGAGAGAATATATACAgctaataaattatgtgaatatggattaatatatatatagctatattAGCTagagatatttatttaattaagcacTTCATCCAACTGTATAAACACCTCATATATAAGATATTTACAGCTAACAAAATTTCACGGTACACTgtctttatatatatgtaattaatttaattaatcccCAGAGAGAAGACATGGCTCAACTAAATGTtctgtttatatataattaaattatttatatatattagaaaccaagaaaataataataatggcaaaaccaattataccacgatatcattttattatgataattaattaattatatgttctcATGATGAAGAAAGTGAACCTCACGAATCTGCAGATGTCTTTCCGACACATACATAtagacatatacatatataattcatatttatatatgtatatatactataattGGGTCTGTAACTGATTAAGGGTGCCCATGTAATCAGAATACTATAGGAACTTGAGATGAGAATATGTAAGTATATATACTCTgtcaatataaatatacatttaagatattttgtacCATTTAAAAagctatataataatttttttcgcGCACTCTCTGCTAGGGCTCTGGGTTCGAACCCCTGCCTTTCTTTTCCCTCGGAGACGAAGGGATTCCGGTGATCGGACTGGTGTGTACTCGCCATCACAATGGAGGAACTGTTAGCAAAAACCAATAAACTTCATTTCTCGGATGAAGAAGATTGGGAGGTGGACCATAGCCTATCCACCATGATTGCCAAATACAATCTTCGGGGAAGGCTATGTTCGAAAGTGGATCATAGCAGAGGGTTCTTGAAGAACTTGCTGGGGAGGATCTGGAAATTGAAGGAATCAGAATGGAATATTAAGATTCAAGAGAAATTCTCAACAGGTATGTTCCTTACCTTTTCTTTCAATTCTGAACTAACACAATCTAGAATCCTTGCAAGAATGTCGTGGTATTTATCGAATGGGGTCTTAATTCTGGGCAAGATGGGCAACACAAGTGACTCATGGAAGAATGACCTGAATATATTTCCAATATGGGGCAGAGTTTTGGGGGTTCCCGTTGATTATCTCACAGAGAAAAACACTACAAGATTGGCAACTATGGCTGGTTCGGTGATTAATGTTCAAAACTCCAATGTATCCCGAATGGTGGCGGATGGATTCTTTAGATTTCAGGTGTGGATGTCGATAAATAAACCAATTTGCCCAGGTTTCTTGCTACCGTGTTCTGGACATAAGAAATGGGTGGCCTTCAAGTATGATGATCTCCCCTTTATGTGTTTTCGATGTGGATGGATTGGTCATAGTCAAAGGATTGCTCTCTtgatattaaagaagttattGGGAAAGATGGAAAAACAGCAATGGCGTATGGAACTTGGTTGAAAACTGAAAGCGGAGTGCGAGATGGATTTCAAATGATGAAAGAAGGAAATAAAGAGACAATCATGGTACAGGAGAAGCACATTCAAGGAACCAGCAATCAAAGTATCAAAATATCTATGGGCAACTCCTTTGAACCCCTGTTAACTGAAGAGACAGGGGGTGAACAAAAAAAGTGTGAGGTTTTTGAAGGAACCGAAGTAAATCAAGAAAAtagggagttgaacaagttgCAAATAACAAGAGGTCTGGACCATCAACATGAGAAAGAGGGAGACAGAACTGATATGGCTCAAGATGGAAGGGGGAAAAGAAGATTGGTAGAAGAAAAGGAGACAGTGGGGGCTGGGAAACTTCAAAGAACAGCAAGTCATCACATGGTGATAAGTGACAGCCACAATCTGGTTGAGGTTCCGATTGGTATATCAATGGAAATACCTGGACTAAAGGAAAGTCTCCCCTTTGCATTTGGTTCGGGTAATAAGCCAGTACCAAAAGAACAAAGAAGGAAAGTGGCGGTCAAAAAAGAtgcaaagaaaagaaagaatggGAAAGTGGAAACACCAATTGGAATTTCTCAAAACGAAGATTTGACAATTGCTCAAAATGTTGAAGAGGCGAACCCTGTGAATCAGGGTCGCCTATCATCATGAATGCGTTATTGTGGAACGTTCAAGGGATGGGGAACCCTTGGACGGTCCGTACTTTGAAGTCCCTAATTCAGCGTTGGTGTCCGGAGTTGGTGTTCTTATCGGAATCAAGGTTGAATAAGATGCGTGCTGAAAGTTTGCGTGTTTCGTTGGGGTTTGTTGGTTGTTTTGTTGTGGAAGCTAAAGGCAAGAGTGGTGGGCTTGTGTTGTTGTGgtctgaaaaaataaattgctctATACTTTCGTTTTCCTCTTTCCATATTGATTCTTTCATAAGGAAAGAGGAGAACCAAGGGTGGCGATTTACAGGCTTTTATGGAGATCCGGATCCGAGTAAAAGAGGGGACTCTTGGACACTTCTGAATAGAGTTGCCAGAATGTATACGAGGCCATGGATGATTGGGGGAGATTTTAATGAGATTCTTAGGCAAAAAGAGAAAAAGGGGGGCAATCCTAAGCCGAGATATCTCATGAACAACTTTAGAAAAGCTCTAGACGATTGCTATCTTAGAGAGGTGGAATTTGAAGGAAATATGTTTACTTGGTGCAACGGGAGACAAGAAAATATGATCTTTGAAAGACTAGACAGAATTTGCGGTAATTCCGATTGGTTTGACTTGTTCCCTGCTGCAAAAGTGGTGCACCTTGAGAGATTAAATTCAGACCACTGCCCATTACTTCTCATTTGTGATACACAGCAACAAGATGCCATTAAAGGAGTTAAATGGCATTCTCGCTTCCACTTTGAACACGCCTGGGCCGAGGAAGACATGTGCCATGATTTAGTCAAGAAAACATGGGGGATGGGAACAACAAGCACCACGGCTGGACAGCTCAAAGATCAACTAAAGAAATGTGGTGTGGTGCTTCATGATTGGAATAAGACCCGAAAAAAGGAAATGAATAGAAGAATCAAAGAATATGAAGATAAAATGGCAGCCTTATCCACTCAAACAGACCATAAAAGCTGGAATCATTTGAAAGAAATAGAGAAATCGTACAATGTGTATTTGGACAAAGAGGAAAAATTTTGGAAACAAAGGAGTCGTGCTCTTTGGCTAAAGGAAGAGGACCGCAATACCAAATTTTTCCACAGAAAAGCGaactcaaggaagaagaaaaacgCAATTACGGGGCTGCTTGATCATAATGCTCGCTGGGTTTATGGAAATAAAAAGGTGGGGAAGGTCGCTTGCCTCTATTTCAAGCAGCTGTTTACTGCCCAGCCAGCCAATATAGAAGAATTAAACGAGTTCCAACGCATTGTGCCAAACAAAATCTCCCGGGAAATCAATGAATATCTTGTCTCTCCATTTACGAAGGATGAAGTACTACAAGCCATGCGAGATATCAATCCACACAAAGCCCCGGGCAATGATGGAATGCCGGGCTTGTTTTATAGGAAGTTCTGGCCGATTATTGGAGATGAAGTTACTACGGTTTGCTTGGGAATTCTAAATGAAGGAAAGAGTGCTGAAGCCATCAATGACACATTAATTTGCCTCATACCGAAACTTCCAAAACCAGTCCAAATGTCAGAATTTCGCCCGATAAGTTTATGTAATGTGGTCTACAAGATCGTGGCAAAGTGTTTAGCGGGGCGTATGAAACATAGTCTTCATCAAGCTATTTCCGAGGTTCAAAGTGCTTTTATCGGAGGAAGATTGATCCAAGACAATGCTATCATCGGTTATGAAAGCCTTCATAGTATGAAGTTGAAACGATTTGGTAATGGAACAAAAATGGCCCTAAAGTTAGACATGTCCAAAGCATACGATCGGGTTGAGTGGAGCTTCCTTATGACTATGATGCGTGGATTGGGATATGATGAAAGGTGGATTGAGAAAATTATGAGGTGCGTTACTAGTGTATCCTTTTCGGTCTTAATAAATGGTGAAAGAATTGGGAAATTCCATCCTTCTCGGGGCCTCCGCCAAGGTGACTCTCTCTCCCCATACCTATTTCTTATTTGTTCGGAGGGATTATCTTGTTTAATACAGGAAGCCGAGAGGGCTGGAGCAGTGACAGGGGTAAGATTTGGAAGAAATGATGTTACCGTTTCGCACCTTTTCTTTGCGGACGATAACTTTGTTTTCTTTGAAGGGAAGGAGGCCGAATGTAAGACCATGAAGCAGATTTTCCAGCAATATGAAAGGCTTTCGGGGCAGAAAATAAATCTTGAAAAGTCCGAAGTGAGTACGGGAAAAAGGTTATCAAAGGAAGTAGGACAACAACTTGCCAACActcttggggtccgatgggtccctAATCATGCCATCTATTTGGGGCTGCCTAGTTACATAGgtaggaaaaaaaaagagatttttgAGGTAATAAAAgataaagtttggaataaacttAAAGGGTGGAAAGCTTCAATGTTCTCTCAAGCGGGGAAAGAGATTCTTATAAAGGCGGTGATCCAAGCTCTCCCTAGCTATTTTATGAGTTGTTTTCGTCTCCCAAAGAAGTTGATCAAAAACCTCCACTCATTGGCTGCCAACTTTTGGTGGGGAGACACTAAGGAACACCACAAACTCCATTGGAGCACTTGGGATAAGATGTGTAGACCAAAGGAAGAAGGCGGTTTGGGGTTCCGTAGTCTCGCTGAATTCAATCAAGCTCTTCTAGCCAAACAAGGTTGGCGCCTCATTCATAAACCCCACTCTCTTTTAGCAAGAGTGTTGAAACATAGCTACTACCCTAATACTTCCTTTCTCAATGCAAAATGTCCCCAAAACGCATCTTGCATTTGGAAAGGAATTATTTGGGGAAGGGAGATCATACATGAAGGTGCCCGGTGGAGAGTTGGGAATGGTAGAACCATTTGAGTTTGGCAAGACAAATGGCTACCAAGGCCTAATGGCACAATTGTCAACCGGCCTTGTGAAGTGAATCCGAATACAACAGTGAGTAATCTACTAAATAACAAGGATGAATGGAATATAGATACTCTCAACAATTACTTTCATAAGGAGGATGTTCCTTGGATACTAGGAATCCCTATAGATACTCACTCGGAGGACATGCTTATTTGGCCTTTCACGAAGGATGGGAACTACATTGTCAAAAGCGGGTATCGAGTAGCTAGGGAGATGAACCTCACTCCTACCCGAAGCTCTAATATGGATCAAACTCATGCTTGGTGGAAGATGTGGTGGGGTCTAAATTTTCCTCCCCGAATGAAGCTCTTCGGTTGGAAAATGTGTCGAAATTGGCTCCCGGCAAAAACTAATCTTGTTCATAGAGGTATGAAAATTAGTCCAATTTGTACTAACTGTGGCAGATTTGATGAAACTCTCTCCCATGCTCTATGGAATTGTGAAAAGGTGAAAAAAGTTTGGAAACTTATGCCTTCTTACAATATCATAAAGGATAGTAGAGGGAATTCAATGATGGACTTGCTGGTAGAATTCAAACATAAGCTTGCTAAAGAAGAGTTTGAAGATGTTGTCAAGGTCCTTTGGGCTATTTGGGAGAATCGAAATAGACAATGGACCAATCAACATACTATGAATGGTGCTCGTCTGCTGGATTGGGTGTTCAATAGCTACCCGAGAGAGATTCATGGACAAGAAAATCCAGCAAAGATGCACCCTGCTGCCGAGAAAGATCAGTGGCAAACTCCCCCGGTTGGCACATATTGTGTGCATTGTGATGCAGCCCTGAAACCGAACCAAGAAGGGGTGGGGCTTGGCTATGTCTGGCAGGATTGGAAGGGTAACATTCTCTCTGCAGGTATGAAGTATCAACCAATTTTCTGCAATGTGAATATTGCTGAAGCTCAAGCAGTGGCAGCTGCTCTTAATGACAAACCGAAGAGTATTCACCACCCTTTTGAGATCAGAACGGACAGCAAACTTCTGGTGGATGCAATTGTTCACAATGGAAACTCCCTTGATGACATGAAGCCGATGGTGAACCAAATCAAGAGACACCCAGATTTTTCACAATGTACAAAGTTTAAACATGTAAAAAGAAACCATAACTTAGGTGCTCATAGCTTAGCTAAGAGAAGCCTTGACAAAAAGTCAACCCATTCTTTTTACAATTCTTTTCCGGATTGGTTAACCATTGTTTGTAAGGCTAACCTCTCCCATTCTTTGTAAGTTTGTTGGTGTTGTTAATAAAtgttttgttcaaaaaaaaaaaatatatacatttaattttcCTTAAACGAGTTAtgaataaaataactaattaattttattacaataataactaactttaaaacacattaaatttatacaataacaaaataaaaatataataaataaaaaaatatataaataaataaatgtaggctaattagtatttttgttctctgaactttgacatgtaccaaatcatgccccctgaacttttaaggttattgaaaatgccccctgaactattgagattgttgaatttaaggattttttttctaattttagtaaaaaagtctaacatggatgaaagtttagggAGCATAATTTAGTGCAGTCAAAGTTTGaaggcatgatttagtagatatcaaagtttggggaacatggtttagtacataaacaattattgaaatggtaaaattgaataaaattagacaaaagtccttaaatccaacaatctcaatagttcagggggcatttttaatggtcttaaaagttcaggggcatgatttagtacgtgtcaaagttcagggggcaaaaatcctaattagccataAATGTATTAATTATACCGAGCTCGGAGAGAGAGGGAGACAGACatgaggtggtggtggtccaaTGCATGAGATGGAGATGAGGACACCGACGGGAggtgatggtggtggtggtccgacATATGCGACGGAGAGGAGAAGGAGACCAACGGGAGGAGGGGTGGGTGGAGATCGATGGACGAGAAGAAAAGGAGATTgagagagggaggaagacgGCGAGAGAGGAAGACGGTGGTGCGGAGGCGTGAGTGTGATTTTGGAGAGTTaagattttcattttattagGGTATGGGAAATAGAGAAGAAATAAGTAGGCATCTAGGAAATAAAAAAGAAGTAGGTGGGTACGTGGAAAATGTGGCGAGAAGTAGGTGAAGGTTTGTACTCGACGGTTTAGAACCGTCGGCtattggctttttttttttttttgtgacttaaactaaataatactaaaaagtGTTCACCCAAGAAAGTGGGCTGGGCTAAATAGGATTTGTCAATAtatgataaaattaaaaattatatttaaaaaattgatatttttgtaaCAATATAATTAGGTATTgtttgaaaattcaaaaaatctcAAACAACACTAAAAGAGTTTCGAAACTAAGAGCATTTCTATGGAGTGTGTTACAGTGTGATCTTCCTCAACCTTCGACTACCTGCTAATTTCATTCCCCAAACCCCATTAGTTATTCAGAGTTTTCTAGGTAAACTAAAAATCATGGGTGTAAAGAAATTACTTAACAAGGGTTTAGGAGAAATGGGCTTTAACGCCGGCGGCGGTGTCATCAATTGGTTCCCTGGTCACATGGCTGCAGCTTCCCGCGCCATTAGAAATCGACTCAAGCAAGCTGACCTTGTCCTTGAGGTACGCGATGCTCGAATACCCTTGTCCTCTGCTAATCAGGATCTTCAATCTCATCTCTCTGCTAAAAGACGTGTTATTGCTCTCAATAAGAAGGACCTTGCCAATCCCAATATCATGCCGGTAATCTTTCATTGATATTTTGTGTATaatctttaatatttttttgttatttctgTTTATTTGAATTCGTTTATGTAGAAATGGGTTCGTCATTTTGAATCGTTTCAACAAGATTGTATACCCATTAATGCACACAGTAAGACTTCAGTTAAGAAGGTTAGTTAGTTGAGTTTGATTTCTTACTCCCTTGAAAGTTTTTTGCTTTCTTGTTCTGTTGATTTTAATGGtggaatgtatgtatgtatgtattgaAGCTTCTTGAGGTTGTGGAGTTTAAATTGAAAGAAGCCATTTTGAAAGAGCCAACTTTGCTTGTTATGGTTGTTGGGGTTCCTAATGTTGGAAAATCTGCTTTGATAAATTCCATACATCAAATTGCCTCGTCTTATTTTCCTGGTAAGTAAGAGTATGTGGTGATTAAGATTTTTTCAGGGCTGATATTTTGGttgaattcaaaaaaaaaaatgatgtttTTGAGTTTTGTTTGTTTACTACTAGTTCAAGGGAAGAATAAGAGAGCAACTGTTGGTCCTCTGCCTGGTGTTACTCAAGATATTGCTGGTTTTAAGGTGGACTAACTTTTGTGTTTTTGAGTTCCTTTCTACTGTCAAACAAAGTTGGGTGTGCATAATCATGCTTTATAGTCTACTCCTAAGATTCATGTTGGTTATGTgcattttaagatatttaagacAAGACTATGTTATAGTGGAGACATCACTTTTGTCCCTATTGGTTGGAACGTTTTTATTTTCGGTATGTCAAGAAATTATCATCCAATTTTTTCTAATATGAAGATGTATCCCGCtagttttcaaaaaattctgAAAAATTTATAGTGTTCAAAACAAGATTCGAACAATTAGTTGTACatgtgttagtttttttttttttaaaaaaaatttacgcATGCAATGCAACTGACTATTCTGAACTCTATTTTCGACATTGTaaactataataatttttctttttgaaaactGGTAAGATGTCTAttcctttaatttttattcaaaactttttttttttaatacagaTTGCTCATCAGCCGAGCATATATGTATTGGACACTCCCGGTGTACTGGTTCCAAGTATCCCAGATATAGAGACAGGATTAAAGCTTGCTCTTGCAGGTCAGCCCTTTTGGATTAGTTCtctttgtttttatattttttctatactAAATTAAATGAACATTTGATGCTGTAAAATGTAATAAGTACAAAATCTAGAATCGGTTAAACTGTATATTGTAGATTAGTTGCTGTGATATTGGCTATTGATTAGGTTGATCAAGGGAATAGAAAATGAATTACTATCCTTCAATTCTTGCTTTTTTCCCTTTCAAGAGGACCCTGTATACTGAGATGTGGGCTTGGAGTTATTCATTTCATGCTGCGGATGCATCACCGGCAAAAATATAGGAAACTTAGTATGTGCTCAAAATGATATAATTCTTATCAAAACTATTACTGTAGCTGAAGAATAGAATAGCTAAAAATTACATGTAGATTCTGAACAGAACATTGACAGAGATAGAAACCAGACCTGTCTACAGAGATAGAAAGTTATAATTTGATTTCTTTTATTTATGTTATACATAATTGTATGTTCATTAGTTAATATATCTTTTAGAGTTGTGGTATGGTATTGCTTCTTCATTTTTACCTGAAAAAAGTTTGTTGACTTTGCATGTAGGGTCTGTGAAAGATTCAGTGGTTGGAGAAGAGCGTATTGCCCAGTACTTACTTGCAGTGTTAAATACCCGACGGACTCCTTTTCATTGGAAGCACTGGAACAACAGGAGAGCAGAAGGGATTCAATATGATGCTGCTGAAACTGTGGAACACAGCCTTAAAGATCTTCGGTCACGGAGGAAAACACTGGATAAGTCTAGTGTCCGGTACATTGAGGTAAATACTTGTATTTCTGCTAGAGCTGCAATTTCTATGGTTATAATCCGAAGTCGCTACTTTTTGAATAAGCTTGGTAGTGTTTGTACTTGTTAAGATAAAACTCTTTAAATAGGATTTCTTTATGCATTATAGTAGATTTTCCTTAAAAACCCCTCAAAACTGATATGAGTAAAATGTAAAATGCTGCCATTTGTGTACTTATTTAATTGCCATTCTacaatttcttcaaaaaaatacTCAGAAAATCTCTTACAAGTCTCTCACTGGAACATACAAATTGCATACATTTTTTCTTTCATCACGGGAATCTAACAAAGAACATCTTCATATTTTGATTTCGCCATGATACATCGAGTCGCACATTCTCGACAAAGGATTTCATGTAAAATGGTCTAATAGTTTAAGGATTTCATCTTCATTTatcattgtttgtttatttttttcatatttctaGTTTTCATCCTATATCTTTTGCAGGATATTGTTGCAGAAGTACAACATGCATTATATTTGAGTGTGTCGGAATTTAATGGCAATTTGGAAGATGAAAATGACTTGGAGTGTCTTATAGAGCAACAGTTTGAAACTCTGCAGAAAGCACTGAAGATACCCCATAAAGCCTCTGAAGCTCGTCTAATGGTATCAAAAAAGTTTCTAACACTTTTCAGGACTGGTAAACTTGGTCCTTTTATTCTTGATGATGTTCCTGACTCTTAATTTAATATGCTTCATCAAATATATAGAATGTAGTTTCTTTGaggttctttcttttttttttctcctttgtTAATATTATTGTTTGATTTGATCTAATTTAGATAAAAAAGACACTAACTTAGTTTAATCAAATATTTTACACTCTAATTTGTGAATGGTAGAGCTAAAACACACTTATAACATTGTGCTAGCACAAATATAACATTGTGCTAAATTTGGCACACAATAAATGTAcctttttatttacaattttgctataatcattaattagtGTCGTcaatacatattttataattataatattgctattaatttttttaaaagaaaaatttaatttattgttataataattattttttttagggaaattatctcatatactatttttttaaccattttttttttaaaaaaaatttacggtttgggtttctaaagtgattGCAGTGCTAGTTGCAGTAGGAATTtctgtacgattttttgttgcaatttaggttgcagcgctagttgcaatagggatttCTATGCCTAATtcagtaaaaatacaaaaaaagttgttttgaagtgtaaaaatgaagaAGTCCCCTTTTTTTCTATcaatttgcattttaaaatagcGTATGAGAGAGCTAAAAGCTTGACACAACTtaagaataatcaataattttttcttttaaaattccAATCCTTGGCATAAGCCCTCCTCATGGCTTTGCTCTTGGTGTTATATTTACCCATAATTACTTATACAAATGGAGATCTTATTCATGCTTATATAGTTGACAACACTAGATGGTTTTTATTGGTTTGTCTTTGAACCAATAGAAAATACTTGTTGTCTTTTActgctctattttttttttcttttttaatatttctaCTAGTATATGTTTGCTGCTCTACTGCTTCTATTAGGTTGTGTTCTCTTTCTATTTGGttgtttaagttgaaaaaattgtAGTGATAATGTTTGAGTGCATATTTAGGTGCATATGTCAGTCTTCCTTAACCACATACGAGCTGTCTTTGATCATAAATCAAAGAGCTCATTTATGACCGTAGATATGCTCTACCGAATAAATATGCCATTCCCAACCGTCGATGGCAACCCCATTTATTCCGGCCCAAAAATTGAGCCTTTGTGAGATAGGATCCCGCATTGACCAAGTGTTAAGCAAAAATTTTACATTTAGACTATAAAATAAtgcaaaacacaattttatcTATGCTAAATTCATAGAATAAGATTTGTTAATTTTAAGTTCAACCCATGcaagattataaaaataatctcttaattacaTTGGGGTAAATTTGGAATTGCATACATACATTATGTGTAGAAGGATCAAACTACTTGTAGTGAAGAATACACTGTTTTAGAAATTGAATATAAGGATCCAGTAGATGACCACTTTCGGGAATCCTTTGCTATttgaaaatttggaaaa
Encoded here:
- the LOC133035590 gene encoding short integuments 2, mitochondrial, which codes for MGVKKLLNKGLGEMGFNAGGGVINWFPGHMAAASRAIRNRLKQADLVLEVRDARIPLSSANQDLQSHLSAKRRVIALNKKDLANPNIMPKWVRHFESFQQDCIPINAHSKTSVKKLLEVVEFKLKEAILKEPTLLVMVVGVPNVGKSALINSIHQIASSYFPVQGKNKRATVGPLPGVTQDIAGFKIAHQPSIYVLDTPGVLVPSIPDIETGLKLALAGSVKDSVVGEERIAQYLLAVLNTRRTPFHWKHWNNRRAEGIQYDAAETVEHSLKDLRSRRKTLDKSSVRYIEDIVAEVQHALYLSVSEFNGNLEDENDLECLIEQQFETLQKALKIPHKASEARLMVSKKFLTLFRTGKLGPFILDDVPDS